A genomic stretch from Solanum stenotomum isolate F172 chromosome 8, ASM1918654v1, whole genome shotgun sequence includes:
- the LOC125873825 gene encoding uncharacterized protein LOC125873825 yields MSLEKYFFRVPKTSLAPQNQNQLRRDENVNQIEISSHSSQRQEFDVNDLKADPTERTPILNYHPNLRDEIRRAYIIKGACQPQNHQFPQTDFFGTPRRFFYTWFDEYPDWLEYSISADAAYCLPCYLFQEENINQGGGNVFLTKEFTNWHRKDSFATHIGPPNIVHNQSKRKCEDLMREQQSIKATFYKLDDKSKHEYQIRLNASIDVVRLLLDQGFAFRGHDESESSLNKGNFLKVLSWLDTRCDAIKSFVLEKAPKNNKMTSYDIQKRYCDCVQIETIKAIIEDINSGYFALLVDESRDVSHKEQMAICLRYVDKMGFVMKEFIGLVHIKDTSALSLKKAIVDVLYHHSLTLSNVRGQYYDGASNMQGELGGLKTLIRQESRSSHSVHCFAHQLQLTLVAVL; encoded by the coding sequence ATGAGTttggagaaatatttttttagagtaCCCAAAACAAGTTTGGCgcctcaaaatcaaaatcaactacGCCGAGATGAAAATGTCAATCAAATAGAAATATCATCTCACTCTTCCCAAAGACAAGAATTTGATGTAAATGATTTAAAGGCTGATCCGACTGAAAGAACTCCAATTTTGAATTATCATCCAAACCTTCGTGATGAGATAAGGAGGGCATATATCATTAAAGGTGCTTGTCAACCTCAAAATCATCAGTTCCCTCAAACTGATTTTTTTGGAACACCACGTCGTTTTTTTTATACGTGGTTTGATGAATATCCTGATTGGTTGGAATACAGTATTAGTGCGGATGCTGCTTATTGTTTACCTTGTTATTTGTTTCAAGAAGAAAACATTAATCAAGGTGGTGGTAATGTATTTTTGACTAAGGAATTTACAAATTGGCATAGAAAGGATAGCTTTGCTACACATATTGGTCCACCGAATATCGTTCATAATCAATCCAAAAGAAAGTGTGAAGATCTCATGCGAGAACAACAATCCATTAAAGCCACATTTTACAAGTTGGATGATAAAAGTAAGCATGAATATCAGATTCGGTTAAACGCTTCAATCGATGTGGTAAGACTTCTCTTGGATCAAGGTTTTGCATTTCGTGGTCATGACGAGAGTGAATCGTCATTGAACAAGGGTAATTTTCTTAAAGTTCTTTCTTGGTTAGATACTAGATGTGATGCAATTAAATCTTTTGTGTTAGAAAAagctccaaaaaataataaaatgacttCTTATGACATCCAAAAAAGATATTGTGACTGCGTACAGATTGAAACAATTAAGGCTATAATAGAGGATATAAATAGTGGCTACTTTGCTTTATTGGTTGATGAATCTAGAGATGTGTCACACAAAGAGCAAATGGCTATTTGTCTAAGATATGTTGACAAAATGGGGTTTGTGATGAAGGAATTTATAGGACTTGTTCACATTAAAGATACTAGTGCTTTATCTCTAAAGAAAGCAATTGTAGATGTACTTTATCACCATTCTTTGACTTTATCTAATGTACGTGGGCAATATTACGATGGGGCAAGTAATATGCAAGGTGAGCTAGGTGGTCTTAAAACGTTGATTAGACAAGAAAGTAGATCGTCTCATTCTGTTCATTGTTTTGCTCATCAACTTCAATTGACTCTTGTTGCGGTTTTGTAA